In the Anolis sagrei isolate rAnoSag1 chromosome 1, rAnoSag1.mat, whole genome shotgun sequence genome, AGTGCATGTTCCTTCAAACATCTGTCAAGCaatggtgaccccatggatttcaatagttttcttaagcaagggatacttagaggtggttttgtcagttacttcctctgaaatatagcttacagtacGTGGTATGCCATGAAATTGGTTGTATTCAAAACCCTCTTCCGTAAAAATGGGATAATATACTTTCAAGAGGGAATAGGTTTAGAATCCCTTTCTTTGTATGGTATCCAGATCAGGGATCTTGGAATCAGTTTCATCATTCCCTATCCAATTGCAATAAATCCATCATAATGAACATCCCACCCTGCTGCCCGTAAATGTGTTGGTCATGTTACCTTTTTGCAGGAGTAACAATGCTGAGCAAATTGCATTTCAAAGCAGGGCACACAATAATTGTCACCATCCTTGGTAATTAAAGGCTTTATTCCTAGTGGTTGTTGACAATGTTGGCATACAAAGCAAGATTCATGCCAACAGTCTCCCTTAAACTCCATTTTACGTGAACCTGTGAATCAAATTGCAAATCCAGTTTGATTATTGGCTAATTACACATAGTAGTAAGATAGATATAATCATTGAGGCTTTTCTTCTGCCTCACTCATTATTGAGTGATGCAAAACCATCAGTTATTGAGTACATTTGTAGCTCCAGTCCAGTCTGGttttggtgaagcacaaaaggtCAATACAAAATTAATGCTAGGATATAAGAACAGCTTGTATATAAGAAGGAAAAGTATTATGCTAAGAAATCCTAATGATAGGGTCTCCTTAGAATCAGAAACTGCTTGAAGGCACTAAACAACACCTTTAGTGAGCAGCAAACATTAGTGAAATGAATACACTTTCCAAATCTGAACGTATTAGTTAATTGGAAGTTTTCAATATCACACTTTTTGAAAGACTGCACACTGTGCAATGCGAGAGCTGTTGAGGAGTGGAAATCTCTGccgtggagtgtggcagaggctccttctttggaggcttttaaacagaggtgagatggccatctgtcaggggtgctttgaatgcgatttttctgcttcttggcagggggctggactggatggctcatgaggtctctttcaactctatgatttaatGATTCTGTGTTTGCAATAACACTCTACTTTGAGCTGCTTTTGGAAAGTGTTCAAAATCATAGTCACTTGAAAATGCGGCATCTAGATTGTTGACTTTGGTGAGTTACAGAATGTGCACAACTTCATGTTTTTCAGGGCCTATGTTAGTTATAATGCAGATCATAACCTGTGCAGTTCtgtatggttcaggtccaggttatctgaatgATCATATGTATCCATTGCAGCCTGCCCAGGTTTACAATCTCCCAAGGCATGGGACTTTTATCCTCAGAGCAATGCTTGGTGGGAACACAAGTAGGTCTTCTTcatgcctggtcccagggggatTGGGCTATCTTCTTCCATATTGGATTTTGAATGGGAACATTAATGTTACACCTTTAATTCCCCTCACACCTTTGATAACTGGGTCTAAAGTGGACATGATGTTTATGAAAGTGGTCCCGGGAAGTGCTCTAGGCAGAGAGACTGCTTTAAACGAAAGTATAAGTTTATGAAAGTATACATTTATATGCATAACTTATTGTGTTATTTAGATATGTTTAGCTGCCTTTCATccaaaggcaggaaagaaacaaACAGCCACACAAGGAAGGCCTCAAGACCCAGATGGAGGAGGAAGACAGATCATGAGAATAGCTCTCTTGTATCATGTAACATCATGTAACAACAAAACACTGAAGCTCTAATCAGCTCCTGTGTGTCCTGTGAGGCATAAAATTCAGACAAAGTGTTCTTGAGTGAATTAAGCACTTTTTTGAGACTTAAAACTAGGAGAATTATGACTGCTTGATTGCATTTTAGCATCACCGTATGGCCCACAAATGAATTCATCACTATACTTTACCTGCACCAGTAGGCATTTTTAGTGAGCTTGTTATCCTCTGTTTCATCCCATTTAAAGTATTAGGGGAAAATTGCCAAAGATATGCTATGATCTGAGCCAGCCATTGCTCTGAAATAAGCTCATTAAACAtgctgttcaaaaagccatgaaAGGGCCGTTTCTCAATTCCTCTTGCTGGGAAGTCCACTTTGTGGCTGAAAACCaggcaatacagtaaaataactaTTTTTCCCCCTCATAGGCAGGCAGACGGTATCTGGATGCCCTCAGATGCTCAAAAGATGGCAGATGTCAATAGATCTCCACAAGGGACCAGAGATGCCATGAGGTCCTGGCTCTCCACTCCCCATCTGCCACTTTCTAAAAGCAGACATGGGATAGCTCAGCCCtgatgttaaaaaaaattaaaaatgggttTATGGATTGTGAATCTCATTAGAGCAGATTAATTAGGAGTGCTCAATTTCCAGTGAGGAGGTGCTCATTAAGATCTATTAGGCCAAGGGTGAGTGAGGTGTGACCATGAGTCACACGAAGCTTTTGGGGTTCCCAAACTGCAGCCTTTGAAGCCCTACAAAGCTCCCAACCCCCTTCCCCATAGTTTGGTGAATTTTTATGTTGATTTTTGGGGTGATTTTTAGTCCCTAAGCTGTccaaactccagcaaaggatcaccgccttgtcggggcgctggagcttgagcacctcaatgatgtcatgagcgaaactgtgaagggccacccaagacgggacggttgtggcagagaggtcagaccaagcgtgatccctggggaaggcaatggcaaaccactccagtatccttgccaagaaaactaaatggaccagtacaaccagagatatgtcggtatgccattggaagatgggactcccaggtcggaagatggcctactggggaggagcagaggataagttcaactagccccagatgtgatgacgcagctagctcaaagccgaaaggaaggctagcggccgacggtactggaggtgaacgacgaatccgatgctctaaagatcaacacaccataggaacctggaatgtaagatctatgagccagggcaaattggatgttgttattggtgagatgtcaagactaaagatagatattctgggggtcagcgaactgaaatggactggaatgggccacttcacatcagatgaccaccagatctactactgcggacaagaggaacatcgaagaaatggagtagccttcataattaataagaaattcgctaaagcggtgcttggatacaacccaaaaaatgacagaatgatctcaattcgagtgcaaggaaagcctttcaacattacagtgatccaaatatacgccccaaccacagctgctgaagaagcagaagtagatcagttctatgaggatctgcaggacctactggataatacaccaaaaagagacattattttcattacaggagactggaatgccaaggtgggaagtcaaatgacaacagggatcacaggcaagcatggtctgggagaacaaaatgaagcgggacgcaggctgatagaattttgccaggaaaactcgctgtgtataacaaacactctcttccaacaacctaaaagacggctttatacatggacctcaccagatggtcaacaccgaaatcagattgactacatcctttgcagccaaaggtggcagacatccatccagtcggtgaaaacaagacctggggctgactgtagctcagatcacgaacttcttattgcccaatttagaataaaactaaagatcagggaaaatacacagaccagttagatatgatctcactaacattcctagcgaatatacagtggaagtgaagaacagatttgaaggactagatttagtaaacagagtcccagaagaactatggacagaagtccgcaacattgttcaggagatggcaacaaagtacgttccaaagaaaaagaaaaccaagaaggcaaaatggttgtctgctgagacactggaagtagcccaagaaaggaggaaagcaaaaggaaacagggataaggggagatatgcccagttaaatgcgcaattccagaggttagccagaagagataaggaactatttttaaataagcaatgcatggaagtggaagaagacaacagaataggaaggacaagagacctcttccagaaaattagaaacattggaggtaaatttcaggcaaaaattggtatgataagaaacaaagatggcagggacctaacagaagctgaagagatcaagagaaggtggcgagactatacagaagatctgtataggaaggataataatatcgaggatagttatgacggtgtggtgaatgaattagaaccagacatcctgaggagtgaggttgaatgggccttaagaagcattgctaacaacaaggcagcaggagacgacgggatcccagctgaactgtttaaaatcttaaaagatgatgctgtcaaggtgatgcatgccatatgccagcaaatatggaaaacacaagaatggccatcagactggaaaaaatcaacttatatccccataccaaaaaagggaaatgcgaaagactgctcaaacttccgtacagtggcccttatttctcatgccagtaaggtaatgctcaagatcctgcaaggaagactccagcaatacatggagcgagagttgccagatgttcaagctgggtttagaaaaggcagaggaatgagagaccagattgccaatatccgctggataatggagaaaggcagggagtttcagaaaaacatctacttctgcttcattgactattctaaagcctttgactgtgtggatcataataaattgtggcaagttcttagtgggatgggcatcccaagccaccttgtctctctcctgaggaatctgtacaaggaccaagtagcaacagtcagaactgaccacggaacaacagactggttcaagatggggaaaggcgtacggcaaggctgcattctctcacccaacctttttaacttgtatgcagaacacatcatgcgatgtgcggggctggatgaatgcaaagctggggtgaaaattgctggaagaaacattaacaatctcagatatgcagatgacaccactctgatggctgaaagtgaggaggagctgaggagccttctaatcaaggtgaaagaagaaagcgcaaaagccgggttgcagctaaacatcaaaaaaaccaagattatggcaacaagaatgattgacaactggaaaatagagggagaaactgtggaggccgtgacagactttgtatttctaggtgcaaagattactgcagatgcagactgtagccaggaaatcagaagacgcttacttcttgggaggagagcaataaaatagtgaagagtagagacatcagactggcaacaaagatccgcctagtcaaagccatggtattccctgtaattacctacggatgtgagagctggaccttagggaaggctgagcgaaggaagatcgatgtttttgagctgtggtgttggaggaaagttctgagagtgccttggactgcgagaagatccaaccagtccatcctccaggaaataaagcccgactgctcactggagggaaagatactagagacaaagttgaagtactttggccacatcatgaggagacaggaaagcctagagaagacaattatgctggggaaagtggaaggcaaaaggaagaagggccgaccaagggcaagatggatggatggcatccttgaagtgactggactgaccttgagggagctgggggtggtaacggccgacagggagctctggtgtgggctggtccatgaggtcacgaagagtcggagacgactgaacgaatgaacaacaacaagctgtcCAAAATGATCCGAAATTAGCTGCAAGTGTGTGAGTTTACAGGTTACAGCAATCAAACTAGGGGTGCTGTAATAGCAAACTCCATCAAATGTTAAACTCAAGGGTGAGGAACCTCTTTTCGCCTGAGAGCCAAAATCAATTTCAGAGATGTTTACTGGGTCACATTGCTATAAGGGGTTGGAGAAGCCAAAAAGTATGGGATTCAGATATCAGCATGCTTTATTTTACAGTTCTCATTGCTAGTAACTAAGCCTCAAGAGAACCATTTTCAGATAATAGAATAGAACATACACTCACACAAAAGCTGGGGAGCAACCAAATGATGGGGTCAAGGAGACCACACTGGAACATTGGGAGGGCCAACATTGATCTTATGCCTTGAGCCTTCCTAATATTGTATAAGGACTGCATACTTTCCAACTCCCCTGATTTGACAGCAACCATCACAATTAATTCTGTTGtcccattttaaatatttttatttaaaactagctTTCATACCTGGGGTAATTTGTAATACTGTTTATTTAAAAAGTCTTTGTTTGTTTATGGAATTTATGAACTGTCACATCAGAAAATTCAGAAGGATATGAGTAAATCATTACTCCCATCTCTCCAGGTGTATCCCACCCCAAACCCCaacagtacttaaagttggtcatcttggctatttgtgccaggtttggtccagatccctcatcagtggggttcacagtggtTTTTGGATCTGggcgaactgcaactcccattgtccTGGGTCCATCCCCACAAACCCCACTAGGGATTCATCACCTCCCAAAAAAATCCATCAACATTTTCtcttggttgtggggggggggggggaggtgtgtgtcccaagtttggtccagattagtTGTTAGcgggagtcacagtgctctctgaaagtgAGAGCCATCTTCAATTGTTGCAGACTGAATTCAGTCTACTAGTTCCCACTCTAGTACTTTAATCACTATATAACATTGACTAGTGACATATATTCCAAGTGCAGGGCATGattcatgcaaatgtgactagctGCAGGGAAATAAGTCACCAGCCTTTCAGGAACAACAATTAAGCTAGCAAATTTTAGTTTTTCCAGTCTTCAAACTGATACTATTTGCTCATGTCATTTCTCAAGTAGTAGGATCAAAGTCAGTTCAGAACTGTTGGGGAGGTTCGTAATTGGCATTCCAATTATAATTTGAGGTATGGAGGACTGTACCCCCCTCTCCCCAAACTCCGCTACAAAGGGTACTTCAATTTCTCTCCCATACAGACACCAAGGAGTGGCACAGATTACACAATTACAAATCACACAAgtaatttgcactcaattaaccaAGCAAGGAGGAAAGGTGAAGAGGGGTGAAATATAGCACCTCCCAATGAACTCAGAGGGGGAAAAAGTTCTTGCAGtctttcctagcttgtgtgttcccttttttttttttttgcgatcCTGACCACTCtctgatggattttttttctcttaccTGGCATAATGGTTCTCTTGCAGTGGAAGCACTTGGATGAATACTCATTGGAATAACACTCTGTACACAGCAAGAGCTCGTCTTTGGCTGCAAAAGGCTTCTCTACCAAAGACTGAGTACACTTGGCACATTTGAAGCACCCTTCGTGCCAGTGGCGGCCTTTATAAGCAAGATCCTTCAAGATAAGAAATTGTAGATTAACAAAAAGCATTTGATTCCTTGAAAGAAATCCCGCTGGAGAGAATCAAATTACGAGGCCTACGAATTGCAGGCTTGAGAATCCTTGTCAAAATTGATCTTTCATCCATTTCGTGGCCTGCAGCTGCCTTGATTTTATAGTATTGAGCCAATACAGTTTAGGTAGTGCTAAACTGATTTAagtttacagtgcagatgcatcccaaGAGGTGAAAACTGGTCCAATTTACCATTTTCCTATCAgccacagaaaacacagtatgaaaATCAAAAGAAAGAGCAGGTCCCCATCTTGTTTACAGGCTCTGTTGGTGTATAGATTGATCTATAGAAAATTTAGCCTGAGATATGGGAGAAAAGATTAATAGAAACAAATCCAAACAAGTTTAAAGTTTGTTTTCTCTTGATTGtttccatttcccagaatttgTCATTCCTGTGATGAGCGAAGAGACACTGAgagataaacaacaaaattaagtTGTCATTTagtgaataaaatattttaatccaAACACATTTTTGGAGATATCTTGCTTGTAGAGACAGTGTTATTACATAAAAATGATAAATGTCATTTATTTTGTAGTAAAACTTCCCTTGAATCTCGGCAGTTACAGTGGAGGCCATCTGTAGTACAGACTAAGGGAAGTCGTTTTTCATCGGTTACTTGTCAGTGgaatttgtttaaaaagttttgctGATCTTATCAGTTGAATTAAACCCAGGATAGAAAAAGAAATCAGCACTGCAATCTCTCTGGAATGAGTTCTTAAAATAATGCGActtgctgtattttttttaaaaaaacgccaGATATTAAAGATACTAGGATATTATATTGAGGTTAATGCAACAATTTAACATCCCTCTATATATAAGGCTGCTGCATTCAGATGATGGATGATGCTCATCCTAACAGGTCTGCAGGGAGTTTGCTAACCATTAAAACCTCTGTATCTCTCCAGGAGATAAATGTCACAAGTTATAGTCTAATGCAGCTTTCCTCTACCAGTGCTCTCTCAAGAGATGgcagactacaacttccatcatccccagCAATATACCACatatatctagagcagtggttctcagcctgtgggttcctagatgttttggccttgaactcccagaaatcctaacagctgggaaactggctgggatttctgggagttgtaggccaaaacacctccggacccacaggttgagaaccactgacctagagaatgTTAAGAATTTCCCTCCAGAGGAGTCAGATTGAAGATGACTGATCAGATGTCAATTTTTGCTTTCTTGAACTATAATTATGGCAATCCCACAGCGAAGTTGACCAATGTCCACGGGGGGAGGAAATTCTGGGAACTCTCACTCTCCAAAATTTTATTTACAAGCTCTGATAGTCATTTTATATGCCCTCTCTGTAGATTTAAGTTTCATCAAGCGGGTATGTGTctcttgctttgtttttcaaaaatgcaGCTTCTGTATCAGTGTATCACTCCCCTGTTCCATACAGTTGGTTCATCCTTAAGTAGCTTCTGACTGAAAAATACTAAACAGTCTGTTAAGAATTTATGGTGGGCAGCAGTGCCATGAGTCACCAGCAACAGGGATTTCTCCAAAGAGGACTGcatcctcccctccccaaacaaCTACAAGGGTTACTGACTTCAATTTCTCTCCCATACAGACACCAAAGAGTGGCACAGATAACTTAATGAATCACAACAGCTAATTGTGTTCAATCAAGTACTTGAAAGCTGCAGGCGGCTTTAAATAATGGAGTCCTCCCTCTCCCTCATCTCTTACATCTAACAAACCAGCAATGAGTCAGCAGTGAGGCTAGCTAGATGAGGAAGGACTTTCCTGCTATTGCTAACAGGTCTGAGGCCAAATGCCACCCCCACGGTTACATCaccagatctctctctctctctctctctctcttatggtTTTATAGGCTAGAGTTACAGATCTCTAACCATTCCATATTCTCTAAAACTGAATATGACTGTAAGAGGACATAAAGGTTGCCCAGCACATGAAGGAGGATGGTGTTCCCTGTCCCATTCACCAGCAAGTGAAACTGTGATGAGAAATTGCTACAGGGAGTCCATCTTTTGATCATCACAGCCTCATTTGATAATGGGAAGAGAGTGAGCATGTCATTGTCCTTGAGCTCTGATTGGCAGCTAAGCAGATCTCTTTTGACTGATGCGGCTGCTGGCTATCATGGAGGGATTACAATGGGAAGAGGGCCAGACCAAAGGATGTTACTTAGTTACGTATATTTAATTTACTAGTCAATGCAGGATATTTGAGGGTGCTTTTTAAAAGGGTTGTTCTCCAAATACTTTCCTTACAGTGATCCTGTCCTTACCAATAATCAACATTGTATACATCTAGGTGAGTTTAATGGAATTAAACAACTTTTGTGTAGTGAGATGATCAAAACACCCCACCATTGTCTTACCTTGGAGTCACATTCAATAGGCTTCTTACAGTCTTCACAGAAGTTAGCAAAGAGGCTGTCATAGCACTTCACACAGTAAGGGTGATCTTCTTTCATGGCAAACTGCTTTCCACAAAGAGAAGCCATGCAGTGATAGCAATTGGACATATCACTTGCCATTTTTAATGTTTCCTGATATTTCTGGAGTggaggaatgagagagagaggactTGAATATTTATTTGTGTCAGTCAGTATTCCTCTTTCTGAACCCCCTTAGACCTGTAAAAAACCAGACTGTTAAAAGTATTAGCCCTGAAGGTTTTCAGCTGTACAGTTTCATAAAAACAATCCCGAGAAAATGCATTTGGATCGGCACACAAATTGAAGTATTCAAAAGCTCTTCTGAGGTTTGCAGGCAAGCTATTTCAGTCTTGGTTTTGGCCACTGAACCAGAAAGACTGTTAAAATTTAGGACATTTTCTCCAAGAATGAGGGAAAACAGAATCCAAAGAGTTCCCAGTAAAGTCAACCAGAAACATCTGCTGGATCCATCAAATTTATTATGCAGGTAATGTCAACAGTATATTCAGTGTTTTACAGACTTAAAGATagattatgcaaaaaaaaaagttgttcaAATTGCACTAAAAAGAGATTTCACTGGCACCACAGTAGAACTTTTGAGAAAATGATCCACAACATGTAGCATAACAGTGGATATTAAAAATTATTCACGCAGCCTTTTGTTCTGTCCAGCACTCCCAGTTCTACACTAATCTTTCTTTCTTgtaaaaaaagatttttattgtgttttttaataCAGTGAGAGTTAAAATAGCCTCCAAAAAAAGAGGcgcaaaaagagaaaagaaaaaaaagtggaagaaggagacgtaagagagggaaaaaagaaagaaaaaaaggactaTTTTTAGTTGGTCTTTCCAATCTTCTTCTTTGTGGTTACAAATTATTCCTTCTGATAGTATATTAACATCTAT is a window encoding:
- the FHL5 gene encoding four and a half LIM domains protein 5, which encodes MASDMSNCYHCMASLCGKQFAMKEDHPYCVKCYDSLFANFCEDCKKPIECDSKDLAYKGRHWHEGCFKCAKCTQSLVEKPFAAKDELLLCTECYSNEYSSKCFHCKRTIMPGSRKMEFKGDCWHESCFVCQHCQQPLGIKPLITKDGDNYCVPCFEMQFAQHCYSCKKVITTGGVTYHDQPWHKECFLCHGCKQQLAGQRFISKDEQPYCLECFSRCYAKKCTACTKPITALGGDKFISFEDRHWHSDCFKCGKCSSSLVGKGFLTHQEGILCCKCGSTT